The following proteins are encoded in a genomic region of Patagioenas fasciata isolate bPatFas1 chromosome 26, bPatFas1.hap1, whole genome shotgun sequence:
- the GFPT1 gene encoding glutamine--fructose-6-phosphate aminotransferase [isomerizing] 1 isoform X1, with translation MCGIFAYLNYHVPRTRREILETLIKGLQRLEYRGYDSAGVGIDGGNDKDWEANACKIQLIKQKGKVKALDEEVHKQQDMDLDIEFDVHLGIAHTRWATHGEPNPVNSHPQRSDKNNEFIVIHNGIITNYKDLRKFLESKGYDFESETDTESIAKLVKYMYDNRDSDDISFTTLVERVIQQLEGAFALVFKSVHYPGQAVGTRRGSPLLIGVRSEHKLSTDHIPILYRTAVQSMDHSFDGISIKMEEGKDKKGSCNLSRVDSTTCLFPVEEKAVEYYFASDASAVIEHTNRVIFLEDDDVAAVVDGRLSIHRIKRTAGDHPGRAVQTLQMELQQIMKGNFSSFMQKEIFEQPESVVNTMRGRVNFDDYTVNLGGLKDHIKEIQRCRRLILIACGTSYHAGVATRQVLEELTELPVMVELASDFLDRNTPVFRDDVCFFISQSGETADTLMGLRYCKERGALTVGITNTVGSSISRETDCGVHINAGPEIGVASTKAYTSQFVSLVMFALMMCDDRISMQERRKEIMRGLKGLPDLIKEVLSMDDEIQKLATELYHQKSVLIMGRGYHYATCLEGALKIKEITYMHSEGILAGELKHGPLALVDKLMPVIMIIMRDHTYAKCQNALQQVIARQGRPVVICDKEDIETIKNNKRTIKVPHSVDCLQGILSVIPLQLLAFHLAVLRGYDVDFPRNLAKSVTVE, from the exons GGATCTTTGCTTACCTGAACTACCATGTTCCCCGGACCAGACGGGAGATCCTGGAGACCCTTATCAAAGGGCTCCAGCGCCTGGAGTACAGAGGCTACGACTCTGCAG GTGTGGGAATCGATGGCGGGAATGACAAAGACTGGGAAGCCAACGCTTGTAAAATCCAGCTCATCAAACAGAAGGGGAAGGTGAAGGCTCTGGACGAGGAGGTTCACA AGCAACAGGACATGGACCTGGACATCGAGTTTGATGTGCACCTTGGGATCGCCCACACCCGCTGGGCCACCCACGGCGAGCCCAATCCTGTCAACAGCCACCCGCAGCGCTCGGACAAGAACAACG AGTTCATCGTCATCCACAACGGCATCATCACCAACTACAAAGACCTGCGGAAGTTCCTG GAGAGCAAGGGCTATGACTTCGAGTCGGAGACGGACACGGAGAGCATCGCCAAACTGGTCAAGTACATGTACGACAACCGCGACAGCGACGACATCAGCTTCACCACCCTGGTGGAGAGGGTCATCCAGCAGCTG GAAGGTGCTTTTGCCCTTGTGTTCAAAAGTGTCCATTATCCTGGTCAAGCGGTTGGTACCAG GCGAGGCAGCCCCCTGCTCATCGGAGTGCGCAGCGAGCACAAGCTCTCCACCGACCACATCCCCATCCTGTACCGGACGG CGGTACAATCTATGGATCATTCTTTTGATGGAATATCCATAAAAATGGAGGAAG GTAAAGACAAGAAGGGGAGTTGCAACCTGTCTCGTGTTGACAGCACCACCTGCCTTTTCCCCGTTGAGGAGAAAGCTGTGGAGTACTACTTTGCTTCTGATGCGAG CGCTGTCATTGAGCATACCAACAGAGTGATTTTCCTCGAGGACGATGACGTAGCGGCTGTGGTCGATGGCCGTCTTTCCATCCACCGGATTAAACGCACAGCAGGCGACCACCCCGGACGCGCCGTCCAAACCCTGCAGATGGAACTTCAGCAAATTATGAAGG gTAACTTCAGCTCGTTTATGCAGAAGGAAATTTTCGAACAACCAGAATCTGTCGTTAATACAATGAGAGGAAGGGTCAACTTCGATGACTACACTG TAAATCTTGGTGGGTTGAAAGATCACATTAAGGAGATTCAGAGGTGTCGTCGTTTAATCCTTATCGCTTGTGGGACAAGTTATCACGCTGGAGTTGCG ACCCGTCAGGTTCTGGAAGAACTGACCGAATTACCTGTCATGGTTGAATTAGCCAGTGACTTCTTGGACAGAAACACCCCCGTCTTCAGAGACGATGTTTGTTTCTTCATCAGCCAGTCAG GTGAGACGGCAGACACTCTGATGGGCCTTCGGTACTGCAAAGAGAGAGGAGCCTTGACCGTCGGAATAACCAACACAGTCGGCAGCTCCATATCGCGAGAGACAGACTGCGGAGTCCATATCAACGCAGGGCCGGAGATCGGGGTTGCCAGTACCAAG GCCTATACCAGCCAGTTTGTCTCTCTGGTGATGTTTGCTCTGATGATGTGCGATGACAGAATTTCTATGCAGGAACGGCGGAAGGAAATCATGCGCGGCCTAAAGGGACTGCCAG aCTTAATTAAAGAAGTGCTGAGCATGGATGATGAGATCCAGAAGCTGGCCACGGAGCTGTACCACCAGAAGTCTGTTCTCATCATGGGACGTGGCTACCATTATGCCACGTGTCTTGAGGGAGCTTTG AAAATTAAAGAGATCACTTACATGCACTCGGAAGGGATACTGGCAGGTGAGCTGAAGCACGGCCCTCTCGCGCTGGTGGACAAACTCATGCCCGTGATCATGATCATCATGAGAGACCACACGTACGCCAAGTGCCAGAACGCGCTCCAGCAGGTCATTGCGCGGCAA GGGCGACCTGTCGTGATTTGTGATAAGGAAGACATCGAGACAATTAAGAACAACAAAAGAACAATCAAAGTTCCCCATTCGGTGGACTGTCTACAGGGGATCCTGAGCGTCATCCCCCTCCAGCTTCTGGCTTTCCACCTGGCAGTTCTCAGAGGATACGAC GTTGATTTTCCAAGAAATCTGGCCAAGTCcgtaactgtagagtga
- the GFPT1 gene encoding glutamine--fructose-6-phosphate aminotransferase [isomerizing] 1 isoform X2, producing the protein MCGIFAYLNYHVPRTRREILETLIKGLQRLEYRGYDSAGVGIDGGNDKDWEANACKIQLIKQKGKVKALDEEVHKQQDMDLDIEFDVHLGIAHTRWATHGEPNPVNSHPQRSDKNNEFIVIHNGIITNYKDLRKFLESKGYDFESETDTESIAKLVKYMYDNRDSDDISFTTLVERVIQQLEGAFALVFKSVHYPGQAVGTRRGSPLLIGVRSEHKLSTDHIPILYRTGKDKKGSCNLSRVDSTTCLFPVEEKAVEYYFASDASAVIEHTNRVIFLEDDDVAAVVDGRLSIHRIKRTAGDHPGRAVQTLQMELQQIMKGNFSSFMQKEIFEQPESVVNTMRGRVNFDDYTVNLGGLKDHIKEIQRCRRLILIACGTSYHAGVATRQVLEELTELPVMVELASDFLDRNTPVFRDDVCFFISQSGETADTLMGLRYCKERGALTVGITNTVGSSISRETDCGVHINAGPEIGVASTKAYTSQFVSLVMFALMMCDDRISMQERRKEIMRGLKGLPDLIKEVLSMDDEIQKLATELYHQKSVLIMGRGYHYATCLEGALKIKEITYMHSEGILAGELKHGPLALVDKLMPVIMIIMRDHTYAKCQNALQQVIARQGRPVVICDKEDIETIKNNKRTIKVPHSVDCLQGILSVIPLQLLAFHLAVLRGYDVDFPRNLAKSVTVE; encoded by the exons GGATCTTTGCTTACCTGAACTACCATGTTCCCCGGACCAGACGGGAGATCCTGGAGACCCTTATCAAAGGGCTCCAGCGCCTGGAGTACAGAGGCTACGACTCTGCAG GTGTGGGAATCGATGGCGGGAATGACAAAGACTGGGAAGCCAACGCTTGTAAAATCCAGCTCATCAAACAGAAGGGGAAGGTGAAGGCTCTGGACGAGGAGGTTCACA AGCAACAGGACATGGACCTGGACATCGAGTTTGATGTGCACCTTGGGATCGCCCACACCCGCTGGGCCACCCACGGCGAGCCCAATCCTGTCAACAGCCACCCGCAGCGCTCGGACAAGAACAACG AGTTCATCGTCATCCACAACGGCATCATCACCAACTACAAAGACCTGCGGAAGTTCCTG GAGAGCAAGGGCTATGACTTCGAGTCGGAGACGGACACGGAGAGCATCGCCAAACTGGTCAAGTACATGTACGACAACCGCGACAGCGACGACATCAGCTTCACCACCCTGGTGGAGAGGGTCATCCAGCAGCTG GAAGGTGCTTTTGCCCTTGTGTTCAAAAGTGTCCATTATCCTGGTCAAGCGGTTGGTACCAG GCGAGGCAGCCCCCTGCTCATCGGAGTGCGCAGCGAGCACAAGCTCTCCACCGACCACATCCCCATCCTGTACCGGACGG GTAAAGACAAGAAGGGGAGTTGCAACCTGTCTCGTGTTGACAGCACCACCTGCCTTTTCCCCGTTGAGGAGAAAGCTGTGGAGTACTACTTTGCTTCTGATGCGAG CGCTGTCATTGAGCATACCAACAGAGTGATTTTCCTCGAGGACGATGACGTAGCGGCTGTGGTCGATGGCCGTCTTTCCATCCACCGGATTAAACGCACAGCAGGCGACCACCCCGGACGCGCCGTCCAAACCCTGCAGATGGAACTTCAGCAAATTATGAAGG gTAACTTCAGCTCGTTTATGCAGAAGGAAATTTTCGAACAACCAGAATCTGTCGTTAATACAATGAGAGGAAGGGTCAACTTCGATGACTACACTG TAAATCTTGGTGGGTTGAAAGATCACATTAAGGAGATTCAGAGGTGTCGTCGTTTAATCCTTATCGCTTGTGGGACAAGTTATCACGCTGGAGTTGCG ACCCGTCAGGTTCTGGAAGAACTGACCGAATTACCTGTCATGGTTGAATTAGCCAGTGACTTCTTGGACAGAAACACCCCCGTCTTCAGAGACGATGTTTGTTTCTTCATCAGCCAGTCAG GTGAGACGGCAGACACTCTGATGGGCCTTCGGTACTGCAAAGAGAGAGGAGCCTTGACCGTCGGAATAACCAACACAGTCGGCAGCTCCATATCGCGAGAGACAGACTGCGGAGTCCATATCAACGCAGGGCCGGAGATCGGGGTTGCCAGTACCAAG GCCTATACCAGCCAGTTTGTCTCTCTGGTGATGTTTGCTCTGATGATGTGCGATGACAGAATTTCTATGCAGGAACGGCGGAAGGAAATCATGCGCGGCCTAAAGGGACTGCCAG aCTTAATTAAAGAAGTGCTGAGCATGGATGATGAGATCCAGAAGCTGGCCACGGAGCTGTACCACCAGAAGTCTGTTCTCATCATGGGACGTGGCTACCATTATGCCACGTGTCTTGAGGGAGCTTTG AAAATTAAAGAGATCACTTACATGCACTCGGAAGGGATACTGGCAGGTGAGCTGAAGCACGGCCCTCTCGCGCTGGTGGACAAACTCATGCCCGTGATCATGATCATCATGAGAGACCACACGTACGCCAAGTGCCAGAACGCGCTCCAGCAGGTCATTGCGCGGCAA GGGCGACCTGTCGTGATTTGTGATAAGGAAGACATCGAGACAATTAAGAACAACAAAAGAACAATCAAAGTTCCCCATTCGGTGGACTGTCTACAGGGGATCCTGAGCGTCATCCCCCTCCAGCTTCTGGCTTTCCACCTGGCAGTTCTCAGAGGATACGAC GTTGATTTTCCAAGAAATCTGGCCAAGTCcgtaactgtagagtga